The Constrictibacter sp. MBR-5 sequence CGGCATCCGTGCGGTCGCCGCCTTCGGCCATACGCCGGGCATGATGGGCTATCACGTCGAGAGCGACGGCAAGCGCTTCATGATCTTCGCCGACGTCACCAATCATTACGTGGTGTCGCTGCAGAAGCCGGAGTGGCACGTCCGCTTCGACATGGACAAGGACGCCGCGGTCGCGACGCGCAAGCGCGTGCTCGACATGTTGGCCGCCGACCGCATCCCGGCGAGTGGCTACCACATGCCCTTCCCGGCCGTCGGCTTCGTCGAGAAGGCGGGCGACGGCTATCGCTGGCTGCCGGCGAGCTACCAGCTGCGGGTGTGACGTCGCCGGGCGGGCACGCTAGGTGAAGGTCGGCGGTTGACGCCGCCGGCCGGCGCCCCACTTCCCGCTGCGACGTTTCCGCAGTCCGGCCCGGATCCTCATGCTCCTTCTCGAACTCGTCGGCGGCTTCGTGCTCCTGCTGGCCGGCGGCGAGGCCCTCGTCCGCGGCTCCGTCTCGGTAGCGCGCCGGCTCGGTGTCGCGCCGCTGGTCATCGGCCTCACCCTCGTCGGCTTCGGCACGTCGACGCCCGAACTGGTCACCAGCATCGAGGCGGCGCTGAAGGGTTCACCCGGCATCGCCGTCGGCAACATCGTCGGCAGCAACATCGCCAACGTCCTGCTGATCCTCGGTGCGGCGGCGCTCATCCGGCCGATCGCCTGCGACCCGCGCGCCTTCTACCGCGACGGTACCGTCCTGGCGGCGGCGACGCTGGTCTGCGTCCCCATCGCCCTGCTCGGCGGCCTCGGCCGCTTCGGCGGGCTGGTCCTCGTCGGCCTGCTCATCGCCTACATCGCCGGCACCTATTTCGCCGAGCGGACGGGCGGGAGCGCCTCCGCCGACCTGCACACCCGCGAAGCCGATCCGGCCGAGCCGGCCCACTTCTCCCTGCCGGTCGGCCTCGTCGTCGCACTCGGCGGCCTCGGGCTGATCGTCTTCGGCGCACAGCTGCTGGTCGGGGGTGCCGTCACCGTGGCGCGCGACTTTGGCGTGTCGGAGACGATCGTCGGCCTCACCCTGGTCGCCGTCGGCACCTCGCTCCCGGAACTGATGACCTCGGTCGTCGCCTCGCTGCGCGGCCAGTCCGACGTGGCCCTCGGCAACGTCATCGGCAGCAACATCTACAACATCCTGGGCATCCTCGGCGGCACCGCCGTCGTCACCCCCCTCACCTTCCCGCCCGAGATCGCCGCCCTCGACCTCTGGGTGATGGTCGCCGCCACCGCCCTGGTCATCGCCTTCGCCATCACCGGCTGGCGCGTCGGCCGCCGCGAGGGCGCCGTGCTGCTGCTGGCGTATGGCGGCTATGTGGCGTGGCTGGCAACCGGCGCCTGACGCAATCCTCGCCCAGGACTGCGGCAGACGGCACCGTCGCGCGGCCGTCATCTTACTTTCACGCAACCGTCGTGAAGCTGATACCGTCGCACTGGTAGGCAGCCGCATCTGCACAGGATGCGAGGCGCCTATGACGACGGCCCACAGCACGGCCGCCCGGATCGCCGCGGGCCCCCTCTCGAACGACGGTGCTCCCACCGCCATCGAGGTCCGCGGCCTGACCAAGAGTTTCACGCCGGCACGCCGCGCGCTCGACGGCGTCAGCCTGCGGATCGCGCCAGGCGAGATGGTGGCCCTGATCGGCCCCTCCGGCTCCGGCAAGTCCACGCTTCTCCGCCATTTCTCCGGCCTCACCGGTGCCGACGCCGGCACGGAGGGCGGTTCGGTGCACGTGCTCGGCACGCCCATGCAGCAGGACGGCCGGATGGCGCGCGACGCGCGCCGCATGCGCGGCCGCATCGGCTTCATCTTCCAGCAGTTCAACCTGGTTGGGCGGCTGTCGGTTCTGACCAATGTGCTGACTGGCACACTGGGCCGCATGCCGTTGTGGCGCAGCCTGCCGCGCCGCTTCCCGGTCGAGGATCAGCGGCAGGCGCTGGCGGCGCTCGCCCGGGTCGGCATTCCCGAATGCGCATTCCAGCGCGCCTCCACCCTGTCCGGCGGCCAGCAGCAGCGTGCCGCGATCGCCCGCGCCCTGGTGCAGCGCGCCGAGATCATCCTGGCCGACGAGCCGATCGCCTCGCTCGATCCGGCATCGGCGCGTCGGGTCATGGACACGCTGGCCGACATCAACCGCGCCGACGGCATCACGGTGGTCGTGTCGCTGCACCAGGTGTCCTACGCCCGCCGCTACTGCCCGCGCACGATCGCGCTGAAGGCCGGCCGCATCGTCTTCGACGGCCCGTCCGACGCGCTGAGCCAGGAGATGCTGGCCGACATCTACGGCGCCGAACTGGCCGACATCACCGACGACGAGGTGCAGGAGGGCCAGCGGCGCCCGCCGCCGCCGCGCGGCCGCCGTCCGACCGGCGCCTTCGCCGGCGCGGCCGTCTGAACCACCCGATCACGACTTCGATCCAACGCCCGCCTACCTACGAGGGGATATCCGCATGATCCGCAAGCTGACCCTGGCCGCCGTCCTGGCCGGCACCACCGCACTGGCCGCACTGACGCCGGCGAACGCCGAGATGACCGTCAAGGAACTGAACTTCGGCATCATCTCGACCGAATCCAGCCAGAACCTGAAGTCGGTCTGGGACCCGTTCCTGAAGGACATGGAGAAGCAGATCGGCGTGCCGGTTAAGGCGTTCTTCGCGCCCGACTATGCCGGCATCATCCAGGCGATGCGCTTCGGCAAGGTCGACATCGCGTGGTACGGCAACAAGTCCGCGATGGAAGCCGTCGACCGCGCCAACGGCGAGATCTTCGTCCAGACCGTCGCCGCCGACGGCTCGCCCGGCTACTGGTCGCTGCTGATCACGCACAAGGACCACAAGGAGCTCAACTCGGTCCAGGACGTGCTGAAGAACGCCAAGGACCTGACCTTCGGCAACGGCGATCCGAACTCGACCTCGGGCTTCCTGGTGCCGTCCTACTACGTCTTCGCCGTGAACAATGTCGATGCGAAGCAGGCGTTCAAGCGCATGGTCACGGCCAACCACGAGACCAACGCGATGGCCGTCGCCAACAAGCAGGTCGACGTCGCGACCAACAACACCGAGAGCATGGACCGGCTGAAGATCAACCAGCCCGACAAGTTCGAGCAGATCAAGGTGGTCTGGAAGTCGCCGCTGATCCCGTCCGACCCGATCGTCTGGCGCAAGGACCTGCCCGACGCCGACAAGCAGGAGCTGAAGAGCTTCTTCCTCGACTACGGCACGAAGAGCGCCGAGGAGAAGAAGGTCCTGGCGGGCCTCGCCTGGGCGCCGTTCAAGGAGTCGAGCAACAACCAGCTCCTGCCGATCCGCCAGCTCGAGCTGTTCCGCACCAAGACCAAGCTGCAGGCCGACGAGTCGATGGCCGCTGACGAGAAGAAGGCGAAGATGGCGGAGATCGACGCCCAGCTCGCCGCGCTCGAAAAGCAGATGGCGACCAACTGATCGCCTGACCGCGCGCTCCGAGGTGGCCGCTCCGCGGCCGCCTCGGTACGCGGGCCCAGCGTACGGCGCAGTCGGAAAGCCTCGCCCTGAGGAAGGCCGAGGGCCTGTCTCAAAGGGCGAGGCTTTCCGCACGGCCGGCAGCCAGCGCGCCCCTCTCAGCACGGATACCCCCATGGCCCACGCCCAGATCGCAACCGCGCCCCACCTGCCCGGCGCCATTCCGGCCCCGCCGCCGCGCGACGCGAAGCGCTCCGCGCTGACCCTGCTGGGGTGGGCCGCCTTCGCCGCCTTCCTCGCCTGGTCGTGGCAGGGCGCCGAGATGCGGCCGCTCGACCTCATCCGCGACTCCGGCAACATGGTCACGCTGGCCGGCGACTTCTTCCCGCCGAACTTCTCGCAGTGGCGCTTCTACGTGTCCGAGATGGTGACGACCATCCACCTCGCGGTGTGGGGCACCATCCTGGCGGTGATCGCGGCGATCCCGTTCGGCCTGATGTCGGCGGAGAACGTGGCGCCGGTCTGGCTGCGCCAGCCGGTACGGCGCCTGATGGACGCGCTACGCGCCATCAACGAGATCGTCTTCGCCATGCTGTTCGTCGTCGCGGTCGGCCTGGGCCCGTTCGCCGGCGTGCTGGCGCTCTTCGTCCACACCACCGGCGTGCTGGCCAAGCTCTTCTCCGAGGCCGTCGAGGCGATCGATCCGCGGCCGGTGGAGGGCATCCGCGCGACCGGCGCCCATCCGCTGGAGGAGATCGCCTTCGGCATCATCCCGCAGGTCATGCCGCTCTGGATCTCCTACGCGCTCTACCGCTTCGAGTCGAACGTGCGCTCCGCGACGGTGGTCGGCATGGTCGGCGCCGGCGGCATCGGCGTCGTGCTGTGGGAACAGATCCGCGGCTTCTACTTCGCCGAGACCTGCGCCGTGATCATCATCATCGTCGCCTCGGTGACGATCCTCGACGTGATCTCCAGCCGCCTGCGCAAGCTGTTCATCTGACCGGCGTCAGAGCAGCAGCTTCTCCGGCGTGATCGGCAGGTCGCGGATGCGGCGCCCGGTGGCGTGGAAGACGGCATTGGCGATGGCCGGGGCGACGCCGCAGATGGCGATCTCGGCCAGTCCCTTGGCGCCCAGCGGGTTGAAGTTGGTGTCCGAGCCCGGCACGAACGTCACGTCCAGCTCGCGCACGTCGGCGCAGACCGGCACCAGATACTCCGCCAGGTTCGCGTTCATCACCTTGCCGAAGCGCGGGTCCCACTCGCCCTGCTCCAGCAGCGCCATGCCGAGCCCCTGCACCATACCGCCGAGACACTGGCTGCGCGCCACCTTCGGATTGACGACGCGTCCCACGTCGTAGGCGCCGACCATGCGGGGCACGCGCACCGTGCCCAGGTCCGGGTCGACCTGCACCTCGACGAAGACGGCACCGAAGGCGGAGCTGGAGTAGTCATCGGTCTCCGAGCCCGGCGCGGAGGTCGCGGTCGCCTCCAAGTGCGTCAGGTTGTGCTGCTTCAGCAGGGCCTCGTAGGCGACGACGCGATAGGGCGGCTCGCGGCGCCCGATGCCGCCGTCATGCGCGACGACGTCGGCGATCGGCGCCCCGGCGAACGGCCCCTGCCGCGCGCAGGTCGCCAGCTCGCCGAGCTTGGCCTGCAACGCCCGGCAGGCCGCCGCCACCGCATTGCCGACGCTGGCCATGGTGATCGACCCGCCGTGCACCGGTGCCGACGGCATCGCCGTATCGCCCAGTTCGAAGCGGATCCGCTCCGGCGGCAGGCCCAGCGTATCGGCGGCGACCTGGGTCATCGAGGTATAGGTGCCCGGCCCCATGTCGGACGCGGCGGACCGCACGACGACGCTGCCGTCGGGATGAAGCGTCGCCGATGCCGAGGCGGCCGAACGGTTGGCGTGATAGACGGCGGTCGCCATGCCCCAGCCGATCAGCAGGTCGCCGTCGCGCATCGAGCGCGGCGCCGGGCTGCGGCGGTGCCAGCCGAACCGCTCGGCCGCGGTGGCGTAGCAGGCCTTCAGCTCCTTGCTCGACCAGGGCAGCCCCTTCGCCTGGTCGCGGTCGGCGTGGTTGCGCAGCCGGAGTTCGACCGGGTCCATCGCCAGCGCCACGGCCAACTCGTCCATCGCGCATTCCAGGCCGAACACGCCGGTCACGGTGCCCGGCCCGCGCATTGGGCACGGCGTGTTGGTGTTCAGCCGCCGCAGCCGGTAGCTGGTCCGCACGTCGTCGCAGGCATAGGTGCTGAGCGACGGCTTCACCGTCGTCTCGGCATATTCCTCGTAGACCGAGGTCTCGCCGCAGGCTTCATGCACCAGGGCGCGCAGGCGGCCGTCCGGGTCGGCACCCAGCATCAGGTGCTGGTCGGTGCGCGGCCGGAAGCCAACCGACTGGAACAGTTCGCGGCGGGTCAGTTCCAGCCGCACCGGCCGGTTCGCCGCACGCGCCGCGACCGCGGCGATGGTGACGTGCGGCCAGGTGCGCAGTCCGGATCCGAAGGCGCCGCCGACGAAGGGCGAGATGACCCGCACCGCGTCCTTCCCCATGCCGAAGACGTGCGCGATCTCGTTCGCCGCGTTGTTCACCCACTGAGTCTTGTCGTGCAGGGTCAGGCGGTCGCCGTCCCACTCCGCGATGGTGACGTGCGGCTCGATGGCGGCATGGAACTCGCGCGGCTGGCTGTAGCGCACGTCGACCGACACCGGCGCCTTGGCGAGCGCACCATCGGCGTCCCCCCGCCCGGCCTCCGCCGGCCGGCCGCCCTCCTCCGTCGCCTTGGCGGGTCGCTCGGGCTCCGCAGCATCGAAATCGGTCGCCTGCCCGTTCGCGGCATAGGTCACCGCGACCAGGCTGGCCGCATGCTCCGCCTGCTCCAGCGTCCGCGCGACGACCACCGCCACGGGCTGGCCGTTGAACAGGATATCGGGCCCCTGGAAGACGTGCAGCTGCTCGCCCGACTGCGGGTCCACCGGGGGCCGCGTCTTCATCTCCTTGTAGGGCAGGCGCGGCGCGTTCTCGTGCGTGACGACGCACAGCACGCCCGGCGCGGCCACGGCACGCGCCGTGTCGATCGCCTCGATCCGGCCGGCGGCGACGGTACTGTGCACCAGCGCGGCGTGCGCCAAATCCGGAATGTCGAACTCCGCCGCATAGCGCGCGGTGCCGCGCACCTTGTCGGGGCCGTCGACCCGGCTCAGCGGCTGCCCGATCACGCTGTTGGCGTTCGGAATGGTCGCGTTCATGCCACACCTCCCGCCTGCAG is a genomic window containing:
- a CDS encoding calcium/sodium antiporter, which translates into the protein MLLLELVGGFVLLLAGGEALVRGSVSVARRLGVAPLVIGLTLVGFGTSTPELVTSIEAALKGSPGIAVGNIVGSNIANVLLILGAAALIRPIACDPRAFYRDGTVLAAATLVCVPIALLGGLGRFGGLVLVGLLIAYIAGTYFAERTGGSASADLHTREADPAEPAHFSLPVGLVVALGGLGLIVFGAQLLVGGAVTVARDFGVSETIVGLTLVAVGTSLPELMTSVVASLRGQSDVALGNVIGSNIYNILGILGGTAVVTPLTFPPEIAALDLWVMVAATALVIAFAITGWRVGRREGAVLLLAYGGYVAWLATGA
- the phnC gene encoding phosphonate ABC transporter ATP-binding protein, whose product is MTTAHSTAARIAAGPLSNDGAPTAIEVRGLTKSFTPARRALDGVSLRIAPGEMVALIGPSGSGKSTLLRHFSGLTGADAGTEGGSVHVLGTPMQQDGRMARDARRMRGRIGFIFQQFNLVGRLSVLTNVLTGTLGRMPLWRSLPRRFPVEDQRQALAALARVGIPECAFQRASTLSGGQQQRAAIARALVQRAEIILADEPIASLDPASARRVMDTLADINRADGITVVVSLHQVSYARRYCPRTIALKAGRIVFDGPSDALSQEMLADIYGAELADITDDEVQEGQRRPPPPRGRRPTGAFAGAAV
- the phnD gene encoding phosphonate ABC transporter substrate-binding protein, with protein sequence MIRKLTLAAVLAGTTALAALTPANAEMTVKELNFGIISTESSQNLKSVWDPFLKDMEKQIGVPVKAFFAPDYAGIIQAMRFGKVDIAWYGNKSAMEAVDRANGEIFVQTVAADGSPGYWSLLITHKDHKELNSVQDVLKNAKDLTFGNGDPNSTSGFLVPSYYVFAVNNVDAKQAFKRMVTANHETNAMAVANKQVDVATNNTESMDRLKINQPDKFEQIKVVWKSPLIPSDPIVWRKDLPDADKQELKSFFLDYGTKSAEEKKVLAGLAWAPFKESSNNQLLPIRQLELFRTKTKLQADESMAADEKKAKMAEIDAQLAALEKQMATN
- the phnE gene encoding phosphonate ABC transporter, permease protein PhnE is translated as MAHAQIATAPHLPGAIPAPPPRDAKRSALTLLGWAAFAAFLAWSWQGAEMRPLDLIRDSGNMVTLAGDFFPPNFSQWRFYVSEMVTTIHLAVWGTILAVIAAIPFGLMSAENVAPVWLRQPVRRLMDALRAINEIVFAMLFVVAVGLGPFAGVLALFVHTTGVLAKLFSEAVEAIDPRPVEGIRATGAHPLEEIAFGIIPQVMPLWISYALYRFESNVRSATVVGMVGAGGIGVVLWEQIRGFYFAETCAVIIIIVASVTILDVISSRLRKLFI
- a CDS encoding xanthine dehydrogenase family protein molybdopterin-binding subunit, with the translated sequence MNATIPNANSVIGQPLSRVDGPDKVRGTARYAAEFDIPDLAHAALVHSTVAAGRIEAIDTARAVAAPGVLCVVTHENAPRLPYKEMKTRPPVDPQSGEQLHVFQGPDILFNGQPVAVVVARTLEQAEHAASLVAVTYAANGQATDFDAAEPERPAKATEEGGRPAEAGRGDADGALAKAPVSVDVRYSQPREFHAAIEPHVTIAEWDGDRLTLHDKTQWVNNAANEIAHVFGMGKDAVRVISPFVGGAFGSGLRTWPHVTIAAVAARAANRPVRLELTRRELFQSVGFRPRTDQHLMLGADPDGRLRALVHEACGETSVYEEYAETTVKPSLSTYACDDVRTSYRLRRLNTNTPCPMRGPGTVTGVFGLECAMDELAVALAMDPVELRLRNHADRDQAKGLPWSSKELKACYATAAERFGWHRRSPAPRSMRDGDLLIGWGMATAVYHANRSAASASATLHPDGSVVVRSAASDMGPGTYTSMTQVAADTLGLPPERIRFELGDTAMPSAPVHGGSITMASVGNAVAAACRALQAKLGELATCARQGPFAGAPIADVVAHDGGIGRREPPYRVVAYEALLKQHNLTHLEATATSAPGSETDDYSSSAFGAVFVEVQVDPDLGTVRVPRMVGAYDVGRVVNPKVARSQCLGGMVQGLGMALLEQGEWDPRFGKVMNANLAEYLVPVCADVRELDVTFVPGSDTNFNPLGAKGLAEIAICGVAPAIANAVFHATGRRIRDLPITPEKLLL